From a single Vibrio chagasii genomic region:
- the betI gene encoding transcriptional regulator BetI has product MPKVGMPDIRKPQLVQATMAVIDRVGLHAASIALISKEAGVSTGIINHYFGGKHGLLEETMREILRQLSNTITTSLKALPVDAHQQRINAIIDGNFEGYQAENKVAKAWLAFWSYSMHDEQLKRLQRVNEIRLLSHLRLELKGILDHEQADLVAHGIASMIDGLWLRGTLNPDGIDAKKAKAIINDYLDKQLTFYSCDTK; this is encoded by the coding sequence ATGCCGAAGGTTGGGATGCCTGATATACGTAAACCACAGCTTGTTCAAGCCACTATGGCTGTGATCGATCGAGTGGGTTTACATGCCGCGAGTATTGCGTTGATCAGCAAAGAAGCGGGAGTCTCTACCGGCATCATTAATCACTATTTTGGTGGCAAGCACGGCCTGCTCGAAGAGACCATGCGTGAAATCCTTCGCCAACTGTCCAATACCATCACCACCTCATTAAAAGCCCTTCCTGTTGATGCTCACCAACAGAGGATCAATGCGATCATCGATGGCAACTTCGAAGGCTATCAAGCCGAGAATAAGGTCGCGAAGGCGTGGTTGGCGTTTTGGTCTTACTCCATGCATGACGAACAGTTAAAACGATTACAGCGCGTGAATGAAATACGTTTACTCTCGCATTTACGCCTTGAATTAAAAGGTATTTTGGATCATGAACAAGCGGATCTCGTTGCTCACGGGATTGCTTCTATGATTGATGGATTATGGCTAAGAGGTACGTTAAACCCTGATGGTATTGATGCTAAGAAAGCCAAAGCCATCATCAATGATTACCTTGATAAACAACTGACGTTCTATTCGTGTGACACTAAGTAG
- a CDS encoding LruC domain-containing protein produces the protein MRNWNSVILPSCLVPCVAMALTTADLTFESGADASNYSAKGKPNNTYSISESLPQDVLTNVYSMLPEGSTVNSAFIAPERYSSIDIDDELNGAEYATVSLTFLNEGAGYRNTLGYFVYDTDNPPATKDDINAHVVVFPNTSVADVGEMQEGDTIDLNVQLTAGQTLAFFIISNGWGWEGSYNNIPWLGGWGTPFYSYPALNPEATAENRRHNVAFLDTENEFLVLGFEDIYRPSGDNDFNDLIFTVDVTPFSAVDGVNEDGTTDSKYEVLVQENNEDVTVTTVYPSSNSYATIAFEDNWPLKGDYDFNDVVWRYQVTELLNGQRELKNLTVDYTLQAMGAGYSNGYAVKLPNVLPANVASTTLTRNGVAVGHTILQAGDSETILMVSENLREDLENLGELTESCVFYRTQSACSGVQNADVLNYQLYVEFTTPVSRDDIGYPPYDSFIFGADGTYHGDFVTTPPGMTWQTHLKEFSGTSDMNDTLFNSHDDSSSGSESFKTSNNMPWVINIRDEWDHPVELVDISDAYTSFPTWVTSSGETDGEWYKAPTTNKVISATDE, from the coding sequence ATGAGAAATTGGAATTCAGTCATACTGCCGAGTTGCTTGGTGCCATGTGTTGCGATGGCGTTGACAACCGCAGATCTTACATTTGAATCTGGAGCGGATGCTTCTAACTATTCTGCAAAAGGTAAACCCAACAATACCTATTCAATATCAGAGTCACTTCCGCAAGATGTTTTAACTAACGTTTACTCGATGCTGCCTGAAGGGAGTACGGTCAATAGTGCATTCATTGCTCCTGAGCGTTATTCAAGTATTGATATTGACGATGAACTAAATGGCGCGGAATACGCCACTGTATCTTTGACGTTCCTCAACGAAGGAGCCGGTTACCGAAATACCCTCGGTTACTTTGTTTATGATACCGACAACCCACCTGCAACTAAAGATGACATCAACGCACACGTTGTGGTGTTTCCTAATACATCCGTTGCTGATGTTGGGGAAATGCAAGAAGGGGATACCATCGATCTCAATGTCCAACTCACCGCGGGTCAAACATTGGCCTTCTTTATCATTTCGAATGGTTGGGGCTGGGAAGGATCTTATAACAACATCCCTTGGCTTGGCGGTTGGGGAACGCCTTTCTACAGCTACCCTGCGTTGAACCCAGAGGCGACTGCTGAAAATAGAAGACACAATGTTGCTTTCCTTGATACCGAGAATGAGTTCTTGGTACTTGGTTTTGAAGATATCTACCGACCTAGTGGAGATAATGATTTCAACGACTTGATCTTCACGGTTGACGTGACTCCGTTTTCTGCGGTTGATGGGGTTAACGAAGATGGTACAACAGACTCGAAATATGAGGTTCTTGTCCAAGAGAACAATGAAGATGTGACAGTGACAACCGTCTACCCAAGTTCGAATAGCTACGCAACAATTGCCTTTGAGGATAACTGGCCGCTAAAAGGTGACTACGACTTCAATGATGTGGTTTGGCGTTATCAAGTCACGGAGCTGCTTAACGGTCAACGAGAACTCAAAAATTTGACCGTAGATTACACGCTTCAAGCGATGGGTGCAGGCTATTCGAATGGTTATGCTGTGAAGTTGCCGAATGTCTTGCCTGCGAATGTAGCGTCTACCACACTGACTCGTAACGGCGTCGCTGTTGGTCACACGATTTTACAAGCGGGAGACAGTGAGACGATTTTGATGGTGTCAGAAAATCTAAGAGAGGATCTGGAAAACTTAGGTGAACTAACAGAAAGCTGTGTTTTCTACCGAACCCAAAGTGCGTGTTCTGGGGTACAAAACGCAGACGTGCTTAACTACCAACTGTACGTGGAATTTACTACACCAGTATCACGTGATGATATAGGTTACCCACCTTATGACTCGTTTATCTTTGGAGCTGATGGTACTTATCACGGTGACTTCGTTACGACCCCACCGGGTATGACGTGGCAAACTCACTTAAAAGAGTTTTCAGGTACAAGTGATATGAATGACACCTTGTTCAACAGTCATGATGATAGCTCTTCAGGCTCTGAGTCGTTCAAAACCAGCAATAACATGCCATGGGTTATTAATATTCGAGACGAATGGGATCACCCTGTAGAACTGGTTGATATCAGTGATGCCTATACGTCATTCCCTACATGGGTAACCAGCAGCGGTGAAACTGATGGTGAATGGTATAAAGCACCGACCACTAACAAAGTTATATCAGCGACGGATGAGTAG